A segment of the Bactrocera neohumeralis isolate Rockhampton chromosome 3, APGP_CSIRO_Bneo_wtdbg2-racon-allhic-juicebox.fasta_v2, whole genome shotgun sequence genome:
ctttcgcatttgacatggattactgcttaaggttataaatttttcagatcggattactatagcatatagcttccgtataaactgaacacatagttactaaaagaaatgcacctatgaagggtatattagcttcggtacagccgaatttaacgttttttcttgtttttttattatcttatatatagtttttttatagattttatttgtataaaatgctTCTATTGTTACAATAAATTCATTTACAATCATAAATTTAGTTCCATCACAGTTCGCGCTAGTAAACTTTGCTTAGTTCGTCTTGGGTTTGGTGCGCTGGACCAACATTTTAGATATATTCTTATAGGGCACTTCGAAAAATAAAGCGAAAGTTGTGCACAGCGCGTACAGTACCACGCAAATGCCAATGTATTCGATTacctaaaaatataagaaatatatgcacgttaaaaataaaaaaaaagattaaacaaAGCCAACTGGAACTCACTAAACTATATGGACTGGCATAGCGACCAATATTATTGAAGCTAACCAGTAGAGCCATAGGTAGAGGATTTAAGAGGAACATCGCATAAGTAATTTGGTTGAACTTCTTGAAGAATGGATTCTCCAACAAGCCAAAGAACCACTTCACACTACCCGCCGCATTTGCGAATATCAAAAGACAAACACTCGACGAAAATATCACACGTTGAACGACCAACAATGCCACATAGGAAACCACTGAATAACCTTCGGAGACTTTGGCGAAATTGACAGTAAAGAAGCCAATCATCGCCAAATAGCCGAGAAACTCTTGTAGAGACTGATTTTGAAAGAAGTTCGCATACAGTtgcttttgttggttttgtacGAAAAACCAGCCAGCCACGCCGCCAATTACGTAGGCCAACACACGTGACAGCGGATTCATATAGAGTTCGGTGAATAGCACCGATGTGGTCTCAAAGGAAAACTTATAATTCAAAGTGATGGCGGTATGGATGGTGTAGACCAAATTTGCTAATACAGTGGCGAGAGTGAGAGCTTTGCCGGTTTTTGGGTGTCTAGAAGAAAGATTTTCAATTagatatatttcaattaaaagtaCAAATATATTGCCTATATGCACTTACTTTGTATAGATGAACAGTAGAATTATACTGAAGATATAAAATTGCATATCACATGCTGATGACCAGGACCAAAACACGCACATATCTTCGTGATTGAAGAGATTTTGTATGAAGAGCACACTGCGCCACCAATACAACTCGCAGTTGGCGTATAATTTGTGGCTAAAGTGGAAAACCGATGTATCGTCCATAAAAAGCGCTCCGGCATCAGCCATGCAGATAACAAGGAAGTACAAAGGACCCAGTCTGTTTGAAGTGGAGTAcaaaaacgaaacaaataaagatgttttttcttactttatacttgtatgttttcGAACAGTTATGCCCAAGCCTTAAGCTAACAAGTCGGTTTTCACTTCGTTCACATTTCTGTCATCAACAAAGTTGTAAACTGCTGTCTGGCGAATTATCAAGGCAGCGTGCTTATTTATACCCAGAATTGTAATATTGTCTGTGGGCATAACTCTTTCAGAATTCTTAACGTTGCTAGTCAGCACTTACCTTATCACACGATgcattatgtacataaataccgCTTTCGTATTCTTCATTACACCATTGCTTCGTATGATCTCAATAGTTTTGGTGTCTCGGAAAAAGTGGTATATTTGCAGGAAGCCActgtaaaaacattttaaaatttattgtatttaacatTATTGTAAAAGGCGATCCATTTCGAgcttccctacttttttaatgaaaaactcaaaaacttcaaattgaatGAGTAATGTGTATTATTAATCGAAGGAACATTTTTTGggaataattttttgaagcttatctctttcaaatgttggttgTGGCTATGTGTTAGACAGTTCGTCCAATGAGTCACTGAAAATTGGAGTGACTCATTCGAGCGTTTCGTGTGttagcgaatgacacgcgtgaggGCTTGCTCCAATGCCTGAATAGAAGCGatattgtccgcatagattttagactttacatattcccacaagaaaaagtgtgatatcgcatgatcttggtggccaatcgaccgagcTAACACGTGAAATAATTAagtcaccgaagtgttctctcaataaaaccattgattgatgcgatgtgtggtaAATGGCGccttcttgttgaaaccaaatgtcgccgagatcacgagcttcaatttcaagcatcaaatggtcggttatcatggtgcgataatggtcgccattgacggttacgttctcgccggcatcatttttgaaatatggaccgatgattccacagaTCCACCAATCACACCagttcgttattttttctggttAAAATAGCAGCTCTTGAGTCTCTTCAGGTTGTCATTTGTcccaaatgcaaaaaaaaaaaaattttgtttatgtacCCGTTGAGCCGGAAATAGGCCTTATCATTTAttcctttttggaatttttaaaaggCGAAGCGAAGAGAAGGTGGAGTGGCTTCAGTTCATACACAAagtatattttcgtaaaatgcgtcaaatccttccatacgtcagtccgagttactgTGAACGACGTCAACTAAATTCAGTACTGGAATACTGTAATAACTGTTTGAATGAGTTAAAACTTGTAGAGAGcctatttaaagaaaaagaacaGAAAGTCTTTGGATGTGAAATATCCATATAACAGCTCTGTATTCTGCTTGTGCACAGACAGAGCGAGCTTTCTTTTGGACTCAGAAATAAACTACCCAATTGCTCCAACCAAaggttttttgacaaaaaaaaacacgaataGTTAACTCGGTGAAATTAGAAATATACTCTCAAGAATGCTGGTTAATTTAGAATTAGGGCTAGAAGAAGAATGATTTGGTTAGCGCTAGAAACTTGCGAAATATCTTTCAGTCCGAGGTTTTTAAGTTAACTTCAGTTTTGCTTTTGAGGACTCAAATCtactttttatgtattttctgtACTCTGGGTTTCTGTCTATGCTGTCCAAGTGAGtagacattaaaaaatttaaaaaaattacataaaaattattaataccgGAGAAATATGGTGCTGCTACCTCAGATCATCTCAAAGATATCAAAATATAATCGCTCTTACCTTATTGTAAAAAACAGATCCACAAAAACGTCCAAATTTCCAAAACTACTTGT
Coding sequences within it:
- the LOC126753536 gene encoding O-acyltransferase like protein-like translates to MLKVKLYQVLVLFTLLCCVVSTAEIVSPNSDQYQLMQRTSILFGLTVISRPDMVSQNCYTQLQEVQKAMLMQQPWAMKMYDASGVREPGFTMGNGIWVGSRDTCNAVKTPVNLKLSTHVPHKMNPKILTDTAPFPTDYRVVNLWHNSTWQMDPVYIFYEPRISIGLCLPSACSVAEIAQLMAAYVEDDLFVSNDVYDMRMRVEGVKDLKLRAGFYSRPSLLIFIGCWLLTLLLTFMASWQRTKRNSETIEVVANGTKSTNDHLVAKIQTKTKSTCNGFIECFDVQNNWELLYPTGTSGGTDAFPAVNGLRFYGAMGVILYHILCGSYLGSSNKSVHYKLTSSFGNLDVFVDLFFTISGFLQIYHFFRDTKTIEIIRSNGVMKNTKAVFMYIMHRVIRLGPLYFLVICMADAGALFMDDTSVFHFSHKLYANCELYWWRSVLFIQNLFNHEDMCVFWSWSSACDMQFYIFSIILLFIYTKHPKTGKALTLATVLANLVYTIHTAITLNYKFSFETTSVLFTELYMNPLSRVLAYVIGGVAGWFFVQNQQKQLYANFFQNQSLQEFLGYLAMIGFFTVNFAKVSEGYSVVSYVALLVVQRVIFSSSVCLLIFANAAGSVKWFFGLLENPFFKKFNQITYAMFLLNPLPMALLVSFNNIGRYASPYSLVIEYIGICVVLYALCTTFALFFEVPYKNISKMLVQRTKPKTN